The following proteins come from a genomic window of Malus domestica chromosome 02, GDT2T_hap1:
- the LOC114827808 gene encoding uncharacterized protein, with product MAGRKDESVVLNRTNVFAALGSLKKKKKGDKSSSKSSKGGDAAQNSGEAEKEVFWAPAPLIAKSWADVDDEDDDDYYATTAPPEMGWAGEDSKAVKESELEAEHAETVGELESESEEEGLDEVDDVDEEHENELEASVETEPVKKLPEPSPAPKETERQLSKKELKKKGLEELEAVLAELGYPTKTETSGQDDSNGIAQEKKAENQNGDVDKKENVTGESKGAKKKKKKDKSAKEPKEPQDQPDGTNGGSAATDENAGTEKGEDASTGDVKERLKKVASMKKKKSSKEMDAAARAASSEAAARNARLAAAKKKEKNHYNQQPVR from the exons ATGGCGGGCAGGAAGGACGAGTCGGTGGTCCTGAACAGAACCAATGTTTTCGCGGCGCTCGggagcttgaagaagaagaagaagggcgaTAAGAGCTCGTCGAAGAGCTCGAAAGGGGGCGACGCAGCTCAGAACTCCGGGGAGGCGGAGAAGGAGGTGTTTTGGGCGCCGGCGCCCCTTATCGCGAAGTCGTGGGCCGATGTGGATGACGAGGACGATGATGACTACTATGCAACTACAGCTCCGCCGGAAATGGGTTGGGCCGGCGAGGATTCGAAGGCGGTGAAGGAGAGCGAGCTCGAAGCCGAGCATGCGGAGACCGTCGGTGAATTG GAAAGTGAAAGTGAGGAGGAAGGTCTTGATGAAGTTGATGACGTTGACGAGGAACATGAAAATGAACTTGAAGCCTCGGTCGAAACTGAGCCAGTTAAGAAGCTCCCTGAACCCTCTCCAGCCCCTAAGGAGACAGAAAGGCAGCTTTCTAAGAAGGAACTGAAGAAGAAGGGGCTTGAAGAACTTGAAGCAGTTCTTGCTGAGCTAGGATACCCTACCAAGACCGAGACCAGTGGCCAAGATGACTCCAATG GTATTGCCCAAGAGAAGAAAGCAGAGAATCAAAATGGCGATGTGGACAAGAAGGAGAATGTCACTGGGGAGAGCAAAGGtgcaaaaaagaagaaaaagaaggacaaGTCAGCGAAGGAGCCGAAAGAACCCCAGGACCAGCCTGATGGCACAAATGGTGGAAGTGCAGCAACAGATGAAAATGCTGGGACAGAGAAGGGAGAAGATGCATCTACTGGTGATGTTAAAGAGCGGCTGAAGAAAGTGGCGtccatgaagaagaagaaatcaagCAAAGAGATGGATGCGGCCGCCCGAGCTGCTTCGAGTGAAGCTGCTGCCAGGAATGCTAGGCTAGCTGCagcgaagaagaaagagaagaatcACTACAACCAGCAGCCGGTGCGGTAA
- the LOC103449213 gene encoding rac-like GTP-binding protein ARAC7: protein MSVSKFIKCVTVGDGAVGKTCMLICYTSNKFPTDYVPTVFDNFSANVAVDGNIVNLGLWDTAGQEDYSRLRPLSYRGADIFVLAFSLISRASYENVLKKWMPELRRFAPNVPIVLVGTKLDLREDMGYLADHMGSSNIITSAQGEELRKQVGAAAYIECSSKTQQNVKAVFDTAIKVVLQPPRRKDVAQKKRHRRSACLIASIVCGGCDV from the exons ATGAGTGTTTCTAAGTTCATTAAATGTGTCACTGTTGGTGATGGAGCTGTTGGGAAGACCTGTATGCTCATTTGTTACACCAGCAACAAGTTTCCCACT GATTATGTACCAACAGTTTTTGACAATTTTAGTGCAAATGTTGCTGTTGATGGGAACATAGTGAACCTGGGGCTATGGGACACTGCAG GCCAGGAGGATTACAGCAGGTTGAGGCCACTGAGTTATAGAGGTGCAGACATATTTGTGTTAGCTTTCTCCTTAATTAGTAGGGCAAGCTATGAGAATGTTCTTAAGAAG TGGATGCCGGAACTTCGTAGGTTTGCTCCCAATGTTCCGATTGTTCTTGTTGGGACAAAGCTAG ATCTTCGTGAGGACATGGGGTACCTAGCTGATCATATGGGATCATCCAACATCATAACTTCTGCTCAG GGTGAGGAGCTGAGAAAGCAAGTAGGTGCTGCAGCTTATATCGAGTGCAGCTCGAAGACTCAGCAG AATGTCAAAGCTGTTTTCGATACTGCCATTAAGGTTGTTCTTCAACCTCCGAGAAGGAAGGATGTGGCTCAGAAGAAAAGGCACCGGAGATCTGCTTGCTTAATTGC AAGCATTGTGTGTGGAGGCTGTGATGTCTAG
- the LOC103426635 gene encoding uncharacterized protein, whose protein sequence is MASLTPGILLKLLQSMNSSTKVTGDHRSALLQVIGIVPALAGSDLWPNQGFYVQLSDSLNSTYVSLSDRDTDLILTNRLQLGQFAYVDRFDFDSPVPRVVGIRPIAGRHPFLGTPEPLVARISASKREFVIQPVSDSDQSTDFMAIYLSNKKQEQVVRNDNKEAKVEKARPSRQPLAPRDNVNSGGNVNSNSSTDEAKKIPDRPASRFSSPAGAKRPVSVGKKNPASAERDPSPAGKGKRSGSPAPSKCVVPSLIVAKEENRKVSKEAAIIVPSRYRQPSPIGQRRQPSPNSRRASLSPGRRLSGGVKDSAAKKKTISIVAGISKVSEALIGSGKSNRKGWDESPMVEEKEKPSAKIKPDLQAFIRTQAALARRLSDAKGGSPNGGDDSSGNEKTKSGSPADFVVQEKPSCAAAPSITVHEKKWTDGSVSLDAVSSDLARLGKEALQRKVLASAAAAEALEEAIATESLVRKLSMFAELSSTSKVGNPLPAIDRFFSIYDEVVKSTTLVESIAGNRNSDTSNNAQIPTEQSKPVSLWVEAALATDLGIVSLLTTQDNETPSALQKSLSKRQSLNTPPKSHLKISPSSSPQSNARVGTWTKGHGMKDTVELATHLQSEMQMWFLQFVEKALDAGFRVFGECAADGGKLPIDSGSIAAVLSQLKRVNEWLDRVVSKRNELNAKVDRLKRKIYGFVIQHVGTTVDSSTPLASS, encoded by the exons atgGCGTCGCTCACTCCAGGAATCCTCCTGAAGCTTCTCCAGTCAATGAACTCCTCTACCAAAGTCACCGGCGACCACCGCTCCGCCCTCCTCCAAGTCATCGGCATAGTCCCTGCTCTCGCCGGCTCCGACCTCTGGCCCAACCAGGGCTTCTACGTCCAGCTATCCGACTCCCTCAACTCCACTTATGTCTCCCTTTCTGATCGTGACACCGACCTCATCCTCACCAACCGCCTCCAGCTGGGCCAGTTCGCCTACGTCGACCGCTTCGATTTCGACTCCCCAGTCCCCCGCGTCGTCGGAATCCGTCCCATCGCCGGTCGACATCCCTTCCTCGGCACCCCGGAGCCCCTTGTCGCCCGTATCTCGGCCTCGAAACGAGAGTTTGTGATCCAGCCTGTGTCGGATTCCGACCAGTCCACCGATTTCATGGCGATTTACCTGTCCAATAAGAAGCAGGAGCAGGTTGTGAGGAATGACAACAAAGAAGCCAAGGTTGAGAAGGCACGACCATCAAGGCAGCCTCTTGCTCCTCGAGACAATGTCAATTCGGGTGGGAATGTGAATTCGAATTCAAGTACAGATGAGGCTAAGAAGATCCCCGATCGGCCGGCTTCCAGGTTTTCATCTCCGGCCGGTGCAAAGAGGCCCGTGTCAGTCGGAAAGAAGAACCCGGCGTCGGCTGAGAGAGATCCATCCCCCGCAGGAAAAGGAAAGAGATCGGGATCTCCAGCCCCGTCGAAATGCGTTGTTCCGAGCTTAATTGTGGCGAAGGAAGAGAACCGGAAGGTGTCGAAAGAGGCGGCGATTATAGTGCCGTCGAGGTACCGACAGCCATCCCCAATTGGGCAGCGGAGGCAGCCTTCACCAAATTCCCGGAGGGCTTCGCTTTCTCCCGGGAGGCGGTTGTCTGGAGGAGTGAAGGACTCTGCTGCCAAGAAGAAGACGATAAGTATCGTTGCAGGGATTTCGAAGGTTTCAGAAGCCCTCATTGGGTCTGGAAAGAGTAATCGGAAGGGCTGGGATGAGTCGCCGATGGTGGAGGAGAAAGAGAAGCCTTCGGCCAAGATCAAACCAGATTTGCAAGCATTTATAAGGACTCAG GCTGCTCTTGCGCGACGATTAAGCGATGCGAAAGGTGGAAGTCCGAATGGCGGTGATGATTCTTCCGGCAATGAGAAAACAAAATCTGGGTCACCGGCAGATTTTGTGGTCCAAGAGAAACCCAGCTGCGCAGCAGCTCCGAGCATCACCGTCCATGAAAAAAAATGGACTGATGGAAGTGTCTCACTTGATGCAGTCTCTTCAGACCTCGCAAGGCTTGGAAAG GAAGCTTTGCAGAGGAAAGTTCTTGCTTCTGCAGCTGCAGCTGAAGCACTCGAGGAGGCCATTGCCACTGAGTCTCTTGTGAGGAAATTAAG CATGTTTGCGGAACTCTCTTCCACATCCAAGGTCGGGAACCCTCTACCCGCCATTGACCGCTTCTTTTCGATCTATGATGAAGTTGTTAAATCAACCACACTTGTTGAATCAATTGCTGGTAATCGCAATTCGGATACATCTAACAATGCTCAAATTCCCACTGAGCAATCGAAACCCGTTTCACTTTGGGTTGAAGCTGCTTTAGCTACTGATCTCGGCATTGTCTCTCTCCTTACCACCCAAGACAATGAAACTCCATCAGCTCTGCAGAAAAGTCTGTCAAAACGACAATCCCTCAACACACCTCCCAAATCCCATCTCAAGATTTCCCCTTCCTCTTCACCGCAGTCCAATGCTCGCGTTGGGACGTGGACAAAGGGTCACGGAATGAAAGACACAGTCGAGCTTGCCACTCATCTGCAATCCGAGATGCAAATGTGGTTTCTGCAGTTTGTTGAGAAGGCCCTTGATGCCGGTTTTCGTGTGTTTGGAGAGTGCGCAGCTGATGGTGGCAAACTGCCAATCGACAGTGGCTCCATTGCAGCTGTTCTTTCGCAGTTGAAGCGGGTGAATGAGTGGCTGGATCGAGTCGTCTCGAAAAGGAATGAACTGAATGCGAAGGTTGATCGGCTGAAGAGGAAGATCTACGGCTTTGTTATTCAACATGTTGGGACGACGGTCGACAGCTCCACCCCTCTTGCTTCCTCTTGA
- the LOC103406770 gene encoding tRNA (guanine(37)-N(1))-methyltransferase 2, which yields MLDESKFDVHLKLWALRIPRELCKVATRILNGYLLDKPRIKPITEDPTCEKNRYMILSERVQDSELSDIPESNLNELKGLCKIEVVPYSLTLGYSYWGADHILKQILPPGLEVPSSFETIGHVAHLNIHDELLPYKDVIAKVIYDKNYPRIKTIVNKVGTIENEFRVPKFEVLAGENDMVTEVKQYGAAFKLDYSLVYWNSRLEHEHIRLVSQFRAGEIICDMFAGIGPFAIPAAQKGCIVYANDLNPDSIRYLKINAETNKVDDRIRAYNIDARQFISQLMAVPDCDEKSDSDVSILKKNGDKCAVDGNQESKSENGRLAAEAKEVPDAVICNVDTLQGSSRNADSSVPPVKRPSDSCQSENESVDGTNISVAGRRKGTKTKRMRGPEISAVKTWEHVDHMIMNLPASALQFLDAFRGLIQRKYWTGSLPWIHCYCFIRATETQEYIKSVAESALNATIKDPIFHRVRDVAPNKAMFCLSFRLPEGCLI from the exons ATGTTGGATGAAAGCAAATTCGACGTGCACTTGAAATTGTGGGCACTTCGAATCCCTCGCGAGCTCTGCAAGGTCGCCACTCGAATACTAAACGG aTATTTGCTTGATAAACCCCGCATTAAGCCGATTACTGAAGACCCGACATGCGAAAAGAATCGCTACATGATACTATCTGAGAGGGTCCAAGATTCCG AACTATCTGATATTCCTGAATCAAATCTCAATGAACTGAAGGGTTTATGCAAGATTGAAGTAGTTCCATATTCATTGACACTTGGGTACTCATATTGGGGTGCAG ACCATATATTGAAGCAGATTTTGCCTCCGGGACTCGAGGTTCCTTCATCTTTTGAAACAATAG GTCATGTTGCCCATCTGAATATTCATGACGAATTACTTCCCTACAAGGATGTGATCGCAAAAGTTATCTACGAT AAAAATTATCCAAGAATCAAGACAATTGTTAATAAAGTTGGAACAATTGAAAATGAGTTCCGTGTGCCAAAGTTTGAAGTTTTAGCAGGGGAAAATGATATGGTTACAGAAGTGAAACAATATGGAGCAGCTTTCAAGCTTGATTACAGCCTGGTCTACTGGAATTCAAGATTGGAGCATGAACATATAAGGCTAGTTTCTCAGTTTCGAGCTGGGGAAATCATATGTGACATGTTTGCTGGTATTGGTCCTTTTGCTATCCCTGCAGCACAGAAGGGATGCATAGTTTATGCAAATGACTTGAATCCGGATAGCATTCGTTATCTGAAGATCAATGCAGAAACTAACAAGGTTGACGATCGTATTCGTGCATACAATATTGATGCGAGACAATTTATTTCTCAATTGATGGCTGTGCCTGACTGTGATGAAAAATCAGATTCTGACGTCTCCATACTGAAGAAGAATGGTGACAAATGTGCTGTTGATGGCAATCAAGAATCAAAATCTGAAAATGGAAGGCTAGCAG CTGAGGCGAAAGAAGTACCAGATGCTGTTATTTGTAATGTGGACACTTTACAGGGTTCCAGCAGGAATGCTGATTCATCAGTACCTCCTGTTAAAAGACCTTCAGATAGCTGTCAATCAG AGAATGAAAGTGTTGATGGCACTAACATCTCTGTAGCTGGTAGGAGAAAAGGAACCAAGACTAAGAGAATGAGAGGTCCTGAGATCTCTGCTGTTAAGACTTGGGAGCATGTTGATCACATGATAATGAATCTACCTGCTTCTGCTCTTCAATTTCTTG ATGCATTTAGGGGTCTGATCCAGAGAAAATATTGGACGGGATCTCTTCCTTGGATCCATTGCTATTGCTTCATAAGGGCAACTGAAACACAAGAATATATTAAATCA GTGGCAGAATCTGCTTTGAATGCCACTATAAAGGATCCAATATTTCATAGGGTCAGGGATGTCGCCCCAAACAAG GCAATGTTTTGCTTAAGCTTTAGACTGCCAGAAGGGTGCCTTATTTAA
- the LOC103426636 gene encoding glucan endo-1,3-beta-glucosidase 5-like — protein sequence MSQERVHLLTLVLILLVFMTMVEKGASFGVNWGTMATHQLPPEKVVRILEDNGFDKVKLFEADERILAALTGTKIEVMLAIPNVMLQEMSQDPVAAATWVDANVTSYCYSGGVVIKYVAVGNEPFLKTYNGTYLQTTLPALKNIQEALNNAGLGSQVKATVPFNADVYFSPDSDPVPSTGDFRPEVRDSIIKIIQYLYTNEAPFTVNIYPFLSLYGNSYFPFGFAFFDGKSKPIKDGDLLYTNVFDANFDTLVWSLTKAGFPEMKIIVGEVGWPTDGDINANIRNAKRFNQGMIQHAMSGNGTPARTGKLDGYLFSLIDENMKSIAPGNFERHWGIFEYDGKPKYDLDLSGAMRNKGLAAAEDVEYMRRSWCVLDPDVKSLDDLAKSIDYACTLSDCTSLGYGSSCNNLTLQGNASYAFNMYYQVNSQKSWTCDFSGLAVVTDEDPSVGDCEFPVMISYAAPSLLHSRGLLHFVMKIVGGFLLYLMILL from the exons ATGTCACAAGAAAGAGTGCATCTCTTGACATTAGTACTAATCCTTCTTGTTTTCATGACGATGGTCGAGAAAGGTGCGAGCTTTGGAGTGAACTGGGGGACCATGGCGACCCACCAGCTCCCGCCGGAGAAGGTAGTCCGGATTCTGGAGGACAACGGATTCGACAAGGTGAAATTGTTCGAAGCGGACGAGAGAATATTGGCCGCTCTCACTGGGACTAAAATTGAGGTGATGCTGGCCATACCCAATGTCATGTTGCAGGAGATGAGCCAGGATCCTGTGGCTGCAGCTACTTGGGTGGATGCCAATGTCACAAGTTACTGCTACTCTGGTGGAGTTGTTATCAA GTATGTAGCTGTAGGCAATGAGCCCTTTCTGAAAACGTACAATGGCACCTATCTACAAACCACATTACCAGCTCTCAAGAACATCCAGGAAGCCCTAAACAATGCAGGACTTGGGTCACAAGTCAAAGCCACCGTCCCCTTCAACGCCGACGTCTACTTCTCCCCTGACTCAGACCCGGTTCCATCTACTGGAGACTTCCGCCCTGAAGTTCGAGACTCCATAATCAAGATCATCCAGTACTTGTACACCAATGAGGCACCATTCACAGTTAACATTTACCCTTTTCTCAGCCTCTATGGCAATTCCTATTTTCCTTTCGGGTTTGCATTTTTCGATGGAAAAAGCAAGCCGATTAAAGATGGTGATCTGCTCTACACCAATGTGTTTGATGCAAACTTTGACACCCTAGTTTGGTCTCTGACCAAAGCCGGCTTCCCTGAAATGAAGATCATAGTTGGAGAGGTGGGCTGGCCAACTGATGGTGACATAAACGCGAATATCCGCAACGCGAAGAGGTTCAATCAGGGTATGATCCAGCATGCCATGAGTGGCAATGGAACCCCAGCAAGGACAGGCAAACTCGATGGCTACCTATTCAGCCTTATTGACGAAAACATGAAAAGCATTGCTCCCGGAAACTTTGAGAGGCACTGGGGGATATTCGAGTATGATGGGAAGCCGAAATATGATCTGGATTTGTCAGGCGCTATGCGAAACAAGGGCCTTGCAGCTGCAGAAGATGTGGAGTATATGCGGAGAAGTTGGTGTGTTTTGGACCCAGATGTTAAGTCTTTGGATGATTTGGCAAAAAGCATTGACTATGCTTGCACACTCTCAGATTGCACTTCATTGGGATATGGAAGTTCTTGCAACAATCTCACTCTCCAAGGGAATGCTTCGTATGCATTCAACATGTATTACCAGGTGAACAGCCAGAAGAGCTGGACCTGCGATTTTTCGGGTTTGGCTGTGGTGACCGATGAGGATCCTTCCGTTGGGGACTGCGAGTTTCCGGTGATGATTTCGTATGCTGCTCCATCACTGTTGCACAGCAGGGGACTTTTGCATTTTGTGATGAAAATTGTGGGAGGATTTctgttgtatttgatgattcTGCTATGA
- the LOC103449249 gene encoding small polypeptide DEVIL 10-like — MATSYFQQPQTRQARRRKSHRKIGFRKRCLMMAKQQKTRFYILGRCVSMLLCWHDHSISD; from the coding sequence ATGGCAACTTCTTACTTCCAACAACCGCAAACGCGCCAAGCTCGACGCCGCAAAAGCCACCGGAAGATCGGGTTCAGGAAACGATGCCTGATGATGGCAAAGCAACAGAAGACACGGTTCTACATCCTCGGACGCTGCGTTTCCATGCTTCTCTGCTGGCACGACCACTCCATCTCAGATTAG
- the LOC108171421 gene encoding cyclin-dependent kinase F-1-like, with product MDSPPAKSWSIHSRPEIIAKYKILERVGSGAYSDVYRAIRLSDNLTVALKEVHDYQSAFREIEALQALHSCPNVIVLYEYFWREDEDAVLVLEFLTTDLATVIKSAKKREGGIGSGEVKRWMLQILSGVDSCHRNMVVHRDLKPCNLLIGDDGVLKLADFGQARILLEAGYVPDENPQLYERSAPSQSAFQPPEAIPEKDESCEEGYRAQEQGTMSKEEYFRVLDEVKAKGLDKDTNVPDGDTSCIATCTASDIDDDLFRGSYSYEAEGGNDRNGALTSCVGTRWFRAPELLYGSIDYGLEIDLWSLGCIFAELLTLEPLFPGTADIDQLSRIISVLGNLTEEAWPGCLKLPDYRIISFNKVENPVGIEACLTNCSPAEVSLVKKLICYDPAKRATAMELLQDKYFSEEPLPVPLSELHVPETKDMGSASPGDWPDYEDMGSDSDFDDFRPVNTTSTGSHIQSF from the exons ATGGACTCTCCACCAGCGAAGAGCTGGAGCATCCACAGCCGACCCGAAATCATCGCAAAATACAAGATCCTGGAGCGGGTCGGATCCGGAGCCTACTCCGATGTCTATAGAGCCATCCGCCTCTCCGACAACCTCACCGTCGCGCTCAAGGAGGTCCACGACTACCAGTCGGCGTTCCGAGAAATCGAGGCCCTCCAGGCCCTCCACAGCTGCCCCAACGTCATCGTTTTGTACGAGTACTTTTGGCGCGAGGACGAGGACGCCGTGCTCGTCCTCGAATTCCTGACCACTGACCTCGCCACTGTGATCAAAAGCGCCAAGAAACGGGAGGGTGGGATTGGGAGCGGCGAGGTCAAGCGGTGGATGCTGCAAATCCTATCGGGGGTTGACTCATGTCATCGGAATATGGTGGTCCACCGCGATTTGAAGCCCTGTAATTTGTTGATTGGGGACGATGGAGTTCTCAAGCTGGCCGATTTTGGTCAG GCTAGGATACTCTTGGAGGCGGGATATGTTCCTGATGAAAACCCACAACTGTATGAACGAAGCGCTCCCAGTCAGAGTGCCTTTCAGCCACCTGAAGCGATTCCCGAAAAAGATGAGTCATGTGAAGAAGGGTACAGAGCTCAAGAACAGGGAACTATGAGCAAAGAGGAATATTTTCGAGTGTTAGATGAGGTCAAGGCAAAAGGTTTGGATAAAGATACAAACGTTCCTGATGGAGATACATCTTGTATAGCAACATGTACAGCAAGCGACATAGACGATGATCTTTTCAGGGGTTCGTATTCTTATGAGGCAGAGGGCGGAAATGACAGAAATGGAGCTCTGACATCCTGTGTTGGGACTCGATGGTTCAGAGCTCCGGAACTACTCTACGGATCCATAGACTATGGTTTAGAGATAGATCTATGGTCGTTGGGCTGCATTTTTGCCGAGCTTTTGACGCTAGAGCCACTTTTTCCTGGAACTGCTGATATCGACCAGCTCAGCAGAATCATCAGTGTTCTGGGCAACTTAACTGAGGAGGCGTGGCCGGGGTGTCTTAAACTGCCTGATTACAGGATAATATCGTTCAATAAAGTAGAAAATCCAGTCGGCATAGAGGCCTGCCTGACCAACTGTTCCCCTGCCGAAGTCTCTCTGGTGAAGAAACTTATTTGTTACGACCCAGCTAAGAGAGCTACGGCTATGGAGCTCCTGCAGGACAAGTATTTCAGTGAAGAGCCTCTTCCAGTTCCTCTATCCGAGCTGCACGTCCCTGAGACCAAAGATATGGGTTCCGCCTCTCCTGGTGACTGGCCCGATTATGAAGATATGGGTTCCGACTCTGATTTTGACGACTTTCGCCCTGTAAATACTACCTCAACTGGTTCTCACATTCAGTCTTTTTGA